gaggaaaaggacccataaaatcaataccccaaatatcaaatacctcacaatatagcatgggttgttgaggcatttcatcccttcttgtaatggatctggctgccctttggcattgctcacaattttcatataccctctgtgcatctttaaaaatagtaggccaatataatccacaatccaacaccttcctacctgttctttgtgtgccataatgtccaccaaaaggagacgactgacagaactcaagcacatgaggtatctccatatctggaacacacctccttatgatttggtcactaccaatgcgccataagattgggtcttcccagatatagtactttgcctcaatttttagcttgattctttcatatttggagaaggaaggaggaatagcagaaacaaccaaatagttaacaatgtcagcaaaccaaggttcaggaaacatacctttcacaacagtcaatgctaggaggacttcatcaggaatgtcatccttaataggaatgttatcttctccattttcaatcctgctaagatgatcagctactaagttatgtgctccacttctgtctagaatctcaatgtcaaactcttggagcagtagcatccatcttatcaaccttggttttgaatctgctttcttcagaaggaattttaatgatgcatgatcagtataaacaattaccttggaaccaagtatatacggtctgaatttgtccaaggcaaacacaacagccaataattccttctcagttgtggtgtagttagcctgggctatgtccaatgttctggaagcataatatatcacatgtggtaGCTTCCCATCTCTTTGTGCAAGTatcgctcctactgcaaagtttgatgcatcacacattaacttgaatggtaatgtccaatcaggtggctggatgataggagtggtggtaagcgcctttttcaatgtatcaaacgcatctttgcacctctctccaaagtcaaatgctacatccttttgcaacaagttggagagagggttggctatcttgctgaagtccttgataaatctcctgtaaaatcctgcatgtccaagaaaagatcgaacctctttcacagaagaggggtaaggcaattgtgaaataatatcaattttaggaggatctacagatataccattcttggaaacaacgtgacctaaaactataccttgttccaccataaaatgacatttttcaaaatttaaaacaaggttagtttcttcacatctctccaagactctagcaagattagacaagcagtgatcaaaagatgaaccatatacactaaaatcatccataaaaacctcaatacaatgctctagcaaatctgtaaaaatactcatcatacatcgctgaaatgttccaggagcattgcaaaggccaaatggcattttcctataagtatatgtaccgaatggacaagtaaaggtagtcttatgttgatcctctggggcaatacaaatctgaaaatacccaaagaatccatcaagaaaatagtaatgagacttacctgccaatcgatctaacatctggtccatgaatggtaaagggaagtggtccttcctggtggcctggtttagtcttctataatcaatacagaccctccagctattttgaatacgagtaggaatcaactcgttcttctcattcttgaccacggtgatcccagatttcttggggaccacatgtacaggactcacccaagtgctgtcagaaataggatatataatacctgcttgtagcaacttggtgacttctttcttcacaacctccatcagctgaggattcagtctcctctgaggttgccttactggcttagcatcctcctccaagagtattctgtgcatgcagaaagaaggactaataccaggaatatctgccaaagtccagcctattgctcgcttatgatctttgataacctgcaatagcttttgttcctgctcgtcagtaagcaaggcagatataataatagggagtttcccatccctctcaagataaccatatttcaaatgagatggtaaaggtttcaactccaaagtgggtggttgttccacaaatggcaacattttactgcctaaggtaatttcagccacctcagcatcacacttggacgccacagaggtatcaaatagtgacaccgcgtcctcaatatcacctgttttacaattttctctttcgtctaaaattgagcccgaaatattcgaaaaagaaaaatccaaagaagaagaaaaaccagataaaacgtccaaaagtccaaaagcataattgttcactacattactcaataaatcaatacaaaacaaagaatggtcttcaattgggtgattcatggcttctagcacgttgaactgcaccttctcatctcctatctccatagttaaggatcctgcatgcacgtctatcttggtacgtgctatCATCATGAATGGGCTTCCCAAGATAATtatggttgaactcattccttcatcatccttcatgtccaagatatagaaatctgcaggaaaaattaacttgtccacacggacaagcacatcttctagcacacctgtagggttaactgtgctacggtttgccaattgaatgaccacaccagtagacttaagaggtccaagatgaagtgaagtaaaaatagataaaggcattacattaatggaagctcctaaatctaacatagcattgtcaaacttagtacttcctataatgcaggaaacagaaaacatacctggatccttacacttttgcggcattctgactgcaggctttttaattaagctagagacgtttcttcccatgttcactacctctttgtccataatacgccttttatgtgtacataattctttgagaaacttggcgtatttaggaatttgtctcacagcatccaacaaagggatgtttatctccactttcttgaaagtattcaagatttctttgtctaactcctccatctttttagtttttggtttcaaacggtttggatagggaggaggagaataaggagaagaattttcagaggaagtattaggggataccaacttggagttatcactgggtgtaggtatttcagatgttgcttgtgttgcttcatctgatcttccactttcattatcaggtacaacttcattgtccttattttcatcttcttgtgcgtccccaaggccttgtatttgcttacccgatcttaaagtaatagcacttacatttcgcgcgttgattacagtttgtgcaggcaaattgctcgagccttgttgagacttcatctgatttaactcatttgccatttgtccaatctggttctgcaagttttgattggttgcttccatcgtctgtttcaactcattgatttgtcccttcatcatgtcaaccatcattttcatcattacTTCCATGTTTGAGTCACCAGAGGTTgtagctggttgtggttgttgcctctgttgaggtggaacatagacttgttggtgttgaggctgttgatttccccatttttGGCTAgcatattccttccaatctgggttgtacttgttggaggacaaatcatggttgtattgctgccgaggtggtctattattaccatagatgtttgcagcatatgcctgaggttgttcattgtctaacgtccctgtctcttttaacatagaacaagcctctgtaggatgattcgtagaagcacaaattccacataaagtagaaatGATAgactttttctgtaagtctgtcaaggtccttaccatggccgctaagtcatccaacttcccttctattttcttgtgatctacaacatatgaagcttctactccatgggttcctttcaatagagttatagaattactccttgtggaaaattgttgatggttcgacgccatagtttcaatcaattgtcttgcatttgttggcattttgtccaccaatgaccctccacttgcagcatctatcatttgtctatccatgatactcaatccctcataaaagtattgaatgaggagatgctcgtttatttggtgatgaggacaggaagcacataactttttgaatctttcccaatactcgtgaagactttctctttcttgtatGGCGCCATAGAAACTGGCCCAGCGccagggatgagatcaatggaGAAATCTACATCCCTGCTAGGCGGTAGTTCTGGAATCTCATCCAGAAATACATCTGCGTATTCATCTACTACCGGGATTCTGCTGATCTTCTCGGCCGTGCTCATCTTCTCTGCCTGAGCCACAATCATGTAACATGTAGCTCCAGCCTCAATCTCCCTCACCGCCTGATTAGACGAGATAAGTTCTAACCCCACCGTATCAGGAAACACTATCTTACGCTACCCGCAATCAATGACGACATGGTTACTCGACAACCAATCCATGCCCAGAATCACATCTAAACCCTCCATCGGCAAGCATATGAGATTCAGCCTGAACCTACAGCCTGCCACCTCCATAGGACACCCCACACACATAgaagtggtggatacctctccaGACGCTGACGTCGCAACTAAAAGCTCGCACCCTAGCTCTCGCATCGTGAGCCCGAGCATCCTCACACATTCATTGGACACAAACGAATGAGTGGCTTTCGAGTCGAACAACACCACTACCTCGTGGTCACACAACAAACATAGAAACTGCAAAAGGTTACCTGGCTGTTTCGCCTCTGTAGTCGTCAAGGCGAACACACGCCCCGGTGCTCTGGGTCGGTCTCCTACTAGCCTCTTAGCTGGCACACCGCCAGCTGGTCTTCTGTTAGGACACTGACGTGCAAAGTGCCCTCTCTGCTGACACACGTAGCACTTACCAGTGCTACTGCCTCCACCGGTACTGCTGGCCGGTCTAGTGCAATCCCTCCTCAAGTGTTCCCCGCCACAGTTATAACACTGTAGCCTCCCCTAGGTAGTCGGCAGTCTgctatgatgaaggattgacctcaatcaaggatggagacacatgcttaagaagactaagcatgtttagaaaggaagttcactaatccttcatccctttcatttatgcttgttatttttgattccctaagttgacttagttgaatcaactttagttgacttgttgacctttgactaggtttgacttgttgactatagttgacttgacttaagccaacatgctaatctatgtttatttgctttgtaggttaattaggagtaagaaagcaatgctaggtggcacatggtgattggggagcataaatgatgtggaggagagagtaaagcaaaggcataaagcataaagaaaaaggcataaagcaagtgtacctatgtacctttggtctcctttgtttttagcacactatggccactttctagagacatatgagacatattcttggtctccttttgtcctagaacgaaattagccttgcacacaccatagttagctcttttgtctctcatttttgtaaccttatttgacctagtttctagaagctagggttaggtttttgtagagacatccttaggtatcttttatttgcttagaggcccctaaactcttctatataaggggtgctcctagacatgtaaaagggttgaacattttgaagtaaaaacactcttgtgtctcaaccatttgtgagagtttcctcccttgggagtgaatacttttaagccttatcttgcatagcaagtggcggcacacatccactcatcttcaaggttgccatggcttctagcctagccttgtagtggcgtgcttctcacatttttaccatttctttcctttccattttatgttttcttcttcctttaattgttcttggttttctatggtttatgtgccttccatatcctttttgttttgaatcaatccatcatcttcttctcttgagctttgtgaaaggaaccttcacatctagatagcttgctatcttaatgtccagtggggatttcacttagctttcttaatcaactcacatcatattcaatattcttaaaaaggaacaagataatcattcatcatttggtatctagagcctaggttatcttgaatatggtgcttttcatgtgctaaccttgtcttgttgtagctatcttggtatggttcaaatccacttccattacacacaaaaacagtgccggcagaaaacgtgacgattttaaaacaataaactgCACCATCTCAGTTGTCCAAAAGTTACGTTcatggtgtcaaaagaaagctctttgtgTCTAGTTTCcagcaaaaaaagaaccaacgcatttggagttctgtggagtgagttatgatcaaatgagtgagcaaaggtcagagttcccgagaatacgaaaaacaacgttttcaggttatgttgtggcaattttggcttcggttttgcacctctttaagctcctaaatgtggttggataacatgtcttttgatgcttagtctttgagcctcaaatccatgaatttaaatgcatgatagctacatgtttgtgtctttgtgtatgtcatgttgagtctttaaatgtgcctaacttttgcttgagtcatatgtcatatgttaacttgaagttttcttattcttgtttttccaagtatttgaatcttgctttcactttatgtcttgcttgatgcatgttccatgaaattgattttggcctaaaacttgaagaactaagtgtccaagccacctaaaactctttctcactattttatgaaactagtcgtgaaagaagaaaattttgcaccaatttttgtctaaaaaccgagagcaaccttgctccttggtgaactaaaagtgtgctttccactaggtgttatgctactagttttcatacttgggaattgggtgatattggctaattagttccatgctttaacttggttatgatctttcttggtgtatgcatgatttaagacttgaagatgcttgtcaagtgctttccatagagtctttaaaatgtgcttttcttgttttagtcttgttaaaagttttgtctcaaacttttcttctttagagtttagctttccttgtttttgtgcttttcttgcttgtcactaggtgttctttgttttgtcttagtagttttcttttcttgaaactcttgggatgttgtggccgaatcacttgtcttgtatttgaaaggttttgaacaagtttttaaaagtgtttgcttcactcctttggtggattttgagtgctaaccttgccttgttactttgggagagtgatctaaacacttgggttacattttgggttggatttggtctcggttttcatgttgtctaacctctaatccatttattttgtctcggatttaagtgtttttgttgtaggaatcatggcaagttcatcaaatgcacctacactaaacaaaaacaatacattgatgagattgcttcgggatttggagttgtctaggaaggaggcctttgaacaattaagaaaagacaaggagcaaagtgacctaagaatccaagagcacattcaaaggcttgaagctaaagagcaagaaagagaggctaggaaaagacggcattctaggcgcaacccatcacaagagaagcaaactccaaagattcctaagttctatggaggaagtgatcccaaagtcttccttgattgggaagctaaagttgatcaaattttcaatgaaaatcatgtaaaggatcaaacacaagttgatctagtagttttaggatttttgaagtatgccaatacttggtggcataaagtttgtaagaattatgaccaagggccacccgcggcttcttggatggacattaaaactcttatgcgcgctagatttgttcctccctcctataggaaggaacttcttttgaagctccaaaggcttcaccaaggttctatgagtgtgagtgagtactttaaagaattagagtctcaaatgcgtagggttgaaataaaagaaactaacaaagagaaaataaaaagatttgtgagtggtcttaggagagacatacaagaccaagtagagttgtatgagtactccactcttgaaaatgttttcacacttgcccttgggattgaaattcaattgaaaagaaaaagaagggcaaggaagagttactcacccaaccactactttagtcactcatggaagggaaatgataaaatgaaacatgataagttcccttctaactctcatcaagaaccaccaagtaaaagtaagtcaccaagtgatcacattcaccattccacttctcaaagatcaagttccattaaatgttttaaatgtttgggttataatcacattgctttaaattgcccaaccaaaaggaccatgatcttaaagaagaggaataatgttgaaagtgaacactcatctccccattctctttcaaaagaatcttcttcctctagtaaaactaaattttttgagaaagaccctatgttattaaggcgcatgataggtcaagatcaaagtgagcttgagccaactcaaagagaaaacatttttcaatctagatgcaaaattaacaaatgggtttgctctctaattattgatggaggaagtagtaccaatgtagctagcacaaggttggtggaaaagcttagcttagagaccattcctcatgctaagccctataagctttcttggataagtaaagagggagaaatagatgtcaataaacaagtcctaattaacttctctataggaagctataaagatgaggtgttatgtgatgttgttcccatggaagtcacacatatcttactaggtaggccatggcaatttgataaacaaactttacatgatggctataccaaccaatacattttcttcaaaaatgggaaaaagacaactttacaacctctaacacctcaagaagttaataaggatagaaataaaataagaaaagataaagaagaaaaagaaaaggggcaagctttaaccaaggtgttacttgcctacaaaaaaattcttccaaagcaagatgtgcatcactcttccttctcttcccaagccaaaaaggaaggcccaaagcaaaagcaagagaggaagagtagtctagaaaataaagatggcctaaccaaagctaggggtaatacccttagaaaggatggaacaaaagctcataaaagggaggcgcaaatcctcccccaaatcaagtcaagttccatccacaaaggcttaaagaatttgtggtcaaattctctccaagaaggggaggatgatgaaggattgacctcaatcaaggatggaggcacatgcttaagaagactaagcatgtttagaaaggaagttcactaatccttcatccctttcatttatgcttgttatttttgattccctaagttgacttagttgaatcaactttagttgacttgttgacctttgactaggtttgacttgttgactatagttgacttgacttaagccaacatgctaatctatgtttatttgctttgtaggttaattaggagtaagaaagcaatgctaggtggcacatggtgattggggagcataaatgatgtggaggagagagtaaagcaaaggcataaagcataaagaaaaaggcataaagcaagtgtacctatgtacctttggtctcctttgtttttagcacactatggccactttctagagacatatgagacatattcttggtctccttttgtcctagaacgaaattagccttgcacacaccatagttagctcttttgtctctcatttttgtaaccttatttgacctagtttctagaagctagggttaggtttttgtagagacatccttaggtatcttttatttgcttagaggcccctaaactcttctatataaggggtgctcctagacatgtaaaagggttgaacattttgaagtaaaaacactcttgtgtctcaaccatttgtgagagtttcctcccttgggagtgaatacttttaagccttatcttgcatagcaagtggcggcacacatccactcatcttcaaggttgccatggcttctagcctagccttgtagtggcgtgcttctcacatttttaccatttctttcctttccattttatgttttcttcttcctttaattgttcttggttttctatggtttatgtgccttccatatcctttttgttttgaatcaatccatcatcttcttctcttgagctttgtgaaaggaaccttcacatctagatagcttgctatcttaatgtccagtggggatttcacttagctttcttaatcaactcacatcatattcaatattcttaaaaaggaacaagataatcatTCATCATGCTATAAGGTTTCCTCTGTGGTCTGACATCTGGAGTAGTCCTCTGCTGTTTCCCTCCACTACTCGACCCAGTCTCCAACTGCTCCACAGTCTTGGCCTGCTCGACCAAAACTGGAAACTCTCTAATCCGAAGTGGCACCAGGAAACGGCGTAACTCATGTTTTAGTCCGCCCTCGAacttcctacacctccactcCTTGGTGACTGCTGGAGTGTAGAAACGCGCTAGATATTTGAACCTCTCTATGTATGCCGCCACAGTCATGGTCCCCTGCTGAAGAGTGAGGAACTCTGCCTCTCTCTCGTGCCTCGCACTGTCGGGAAAGtacttctccaggaacctcgtcctgaaggCAGTCCATGTCACCTGCTCCTCACGGGTCTGCATCAACTGctgcatcccctgccaccaataCTCTACGTCTGCCACCAGGAGAAATGTGACAAACAACAGCCTCTGCTCATCCGTGCACCCCAACACTCTACAAATCTTCTCGCATTCTCGCATCCAGGCATCTACCTCATCAGGAGTGGCCTTGCTAGAGAACTTGGCCGGCCGGTGTTTCATGAAATCCTCCATGGATACTGGTCGGGTAGGTGCCACTACAGCTTTGGGTGGCGCCGCTATGGGCTGCATCGCGTCCACCATACGATGGATCGCCTGAGCTATGTCATCAGCTCCAGCTGTGTTCCACCTCCTACGGTTAGCCATAGCTCGTGCACGCCACATATTATAGCTGTTCACATATACAACTCATATTAGGATTTCATATCCAAAAATAAACGAACCACACAAACAATTAGTCACGCAAACGTAACACGGTAtgctcactccccatagaccccaaaaatcattttgaaaaccattgctctgataccaaatgtaacatcccgtcaggatattactaatttataaataaatagatggaataaataaaatagcgtgtttaataatacctcatttttccaaaacgcgggaaaatttaaaactttattaaatgggCGAATAAAGTATACAACGTtaattacaaaaccaaaatccacAATATTATCAagtcacccatcagggtttacaatttgttttcaaaaacaaataaatacatataaaagtttCCCAAGAcaatcccctctccgcggctaagctgcaccagagccacctgcatcaccaacatctgctcccgtgtaccacgtacacgatcatcgccacacacacgcagatagggtgagcttagcaaataaaatcacatatacaaagctataaacatatatatatcaacatgcatacatatcacatcacttaacttaactttccatattgccctatatttttatttccacAATCCGATTCCCAATACGTTTATTCGTGTTCAACCTCGTCTAATGAtttcttcaaggtgacttgctgccatacctatcggccacaaccgatagagcacgtgcgggaaaacatgctacggatcatacactgcaacgccaggtagagttcccaaatacaaacaaagcccgtatcgtcccaagactaccaaactcgtcagccaacaactgaggagggcaatctatctggacccatccgtactggccacaaccagcacactcataccggtaacactcgccaacccgagccacaactcaagggtttctcgtgttcatccaccatcccgagccacaactcaagagatgctattccgagccacaactctgAGCTAAAGAAACAGATTGAGGatctgcttgagaagaagttcatccgaccgagtgcatcaccgtggggagcaccagttctgttagtgaaaaagaaagatggtagctcccggttgtgtgttgattaccGGCAGCTGAATAAGCTAacgataaagaataagtacccgTTGCCGAGGATTGACGATCTATTGGATTAGTTGAGGGGAGCTGCGGTGTTCTCAAAAATAGACCTGAGATCTGGGTATCATCAGATCCTTGTCAGGCCGGAGGATGTCCAGAAGACAGCTTTTCGATCACGGTATGGTcactacgagtatgtagtgatgccaTTTGGGGTGACCAAT
This region of Vigna unguiculata cultivar IT97K-499-35 chromosome 5, ASM411807v1, whole genome shotgun sequence genomic DNA includes:
- the LOC114184591 gene encoding uncharacterized protein LOC114184591; the encoded protein is MANRRRWNTAGADDIAQAIHRMVDAMQPIAAPPKAVVAPTRPVSMEDFMKHRPAKFSSKATPDEVDAWMRECEKICRVLGCTDEQRLLFVTFLLVADVEYWWQGMQQLMQTREEQVTWTAFRTRFLEKYFPDSARHEREAEFLTLQQGTMTVAAYIERFKYLARFYTPAVTKEWRCRKFEGGLKHELRRFLVPLRIREFPVLVEQAKTVEQLETGSSSGGKQQRTTPDVRPQRKPYSMMNDYLVPF